One genomic segment of Aliidiomarina minuta includes these proteins:
- the aroK gene encoding shikimate kinase AroK — translation MAEKRNIFLVGPMGAGKSTIGRQIARTLHLDFYDSDSEIEKRTGADISWVFELEGEEGFRAREEKVIGELTEHMGIVLATGGGSIMSKENRNRLSARGIVVYLKTTIDKQVARTERDKRRPLIAEAENPREVLETLAESRDPLYEEIADVVVETDEQSAKVVASQIIDQLGF, via the coding sequence ATGGCTGAAAAGCGCAATATATTCCTAGTAGGTCCCATGGGTGCTGGCAAAAGTACCATTGGTCGACAAATCGCACGTACGCTTCACCTTGATTTTTATGACTCCGATTCCGAAATCGAAAAACGGACCGGGGCCGATATCAGCTGGGTTTTTGAACTCGAAGGTGAAGAAGGTTTTCGTGCGCGTGAAGAAAAAGTCATCGGTGAGTTAACCGAGCATATGGGCATAGTGTTAGCGACTGGTGGCGGTTCCATCATGAGCAAAGAAAACCGCAACCGCCTGTCGGCTCGCGGCATTGTCGTGTATCTGAAAACCACTATTGATAAACAAGTGGCACGTACCGAACGCGATAAACGACGCCCATTAATTGCCGAAGCAGAGAACCCAAGAGAAGTATTGGAGACTCTCGCCGAATCGCGTGACCCGCTATACGAAGAAATCGCCGACGTAGTAGTGGAAACCGATGAGCAAAGTGCTAAAGTCGTAGCATCTCAAATTATTGATCAGCTGGGCTTTTAG
- the aroB gene encoding 3-dehydroquinate synthase yields MQQITVQLGTRSYPISIGSGLLPMLSSQLKKHLRRQVFIITNTRVAELYLEKVKQALQPDHQINWFIMQDGEAYKNFESYQQALDHLITASYGRDCTVVALGGGVVGDLAGFVAASYQRGVDFVQLPTTLLSQVDSSVGGKTAINHPQGKNLVGAFHQPQAVVIDIDCLQTLPERELKAGLAEIIKYGIMADAEFFAWLETNIKKLLELDAESITYAIATSCQIKANVVAGDEREKGQRALLNLGHTFGHAIETASGYGNWLHGEAVAAGMAIAAQVAQCEELISNQDYQRILRLLVAAGLPVNAPSTISWPEWQQLMGRDKKVQAGQIRYVLPTAIGAAKITTDISDSTLQQCVAEVRAL; encoded by the coding sequence ATGCAGCAAATCACAGTGCAACTTGGCACGCGTAGTTACCCGATAAGCATCGGCAGCGGACTGCTGCCGATGCTCAGCTCCCAACTAAAGAAGCACTTACGGCGCCAGGTATTTATCATCACCAATACCAGGGTGGCGGAGCTGTATCTGGAGAAGGTTAAACAGGCCCTGCAGCCGGACCATCAGATTAACTGGTTTATTATGCAGGACGGCGAAGCCTATAAAAACTTCGAGTCCTATCAACAAGCGCTCGACCATCTGATTACCGCCAGTTATGGCCGTGACTGCACGGTCGTTGCGCTGGGCGGTGGCGTGGTGGGCGATCTGGCCGGTTTTGTCGCCGCGAGCTATCAGCGTGGCGTTGATTTCGTGCAACTACCCACAACGCTGCTTTCCCAGGTTGACTCATCTGTTGGCGGCAAAACCGCTATTAATCACCCTCAGGGCAAGAACCTGGTAGGCGCTTTTCACCAGCCACAAGCCGTAGTTATAGATATCGACTGCCTGCAAACCCTGCCAGAACGTGAACTGAAAGCAGGACTTGCTGAGATTATCAAATACGGCATTATGGCGGACGCTGAGTTTTTTGCCTGGTTAGAGACCAACATCAAAAAATTACTGGAACTGGATGCCGAAAGCATTACGTATGCCATTGCTACCAGCTGCCAGATAAAAGCCAATGTAGTCGCTGGCGATGAACGCGAGAAAGGCCAGCGTGCTTTGCTTAATTTAGGGCATACCTTTGGCCACGCTATTGAAACCGCCAGCGGTTATGGTAACTGGCTGCACGGCGAAGCTGTCGCCGCAGGCATGGCCATCGCGGCTCAGGTAGCGCAATGTGAAGAATTAATAAGCAACCAGGATTACCAGCGTATTTTACGTTTACTGGTCGCTGCCGGTCTTCCGGTTAATGCGCCTTCGACTATCAGCTGGCCAGAATGGCAACAGCTCATGGGACGTGATAAAAAGGTACAGGCGGGCCAGATCAGGTATGTGTTACCCACAGCCATTGGCGCCGCAAAAATTACCACTGATATTTCAGACTCAACCCTGCAGCAGTGCGTGGCTGAAGTTCGCGCCTTATAA
- a CDS encoding AAA family ATPase produces MLNIDDVTEIEADSLAMPLQITASQQEMLERLHNHTAFSEQIILLCGPQGAGKSSILEVFLEQASDYANLAYLPSPGNLQPTSIRKRLLKQLVQLDAYATQDTLEEALQRNLKSGTQHIVIVVDDASGLPPAILTEFQSLLANSELNTRQTRFSVILAGSLDWAARAKKGLSLGAAEPPVVLKVEPFNSTEKAWFARSLLDTQPVQVSDHRLRELLPGMGGYPGDIQKKLQDLVMPPKPKPQQSPGQENDNSKRNSSWLSAAHNKVLVIVAVAALLSLAFTLFLHRETLQDKLSAEPSGEQESAIEQTPPGQGPDTVVETAAEETEPEATSPTTLDYGDMLSRLRQSSQENRSERDLRFQLVQPLQALQDAEVEVEEAPEAPAEDTTAPIAEVDAAENDWLNSYDNQALWKAEADSYVLQIGAFSEENRLQSFLSEFENELDTMIYHTERNDSDWYVITLGRFASAEEARAYLEQDDALGELQPWPKSVAAIHNELAVVLE; encoded by the coding sequence ATGCTTAACATTGACGACGTCACAGAAATTGAAGCTGATAGCCTGGCGATGCCTCTGCAGATAACCGCCAGCCAGCAGGAAATGCTGGAGCGCCTGCATAACCATACTGCATTCAGCGAACAGATTATTCTGCTCTGCGGGCCGCAAGGTGCCGGCAAGTCATCTATTCTTGAAGTTTTTCTGGAGCAGGCATCCGATTATGCCAATCTGGCCTATCTACCGAGCCCCGGGAACCTGCAACCCACTTCAATTCGTAAGCGCTTGCTTAAACAACTGGTGCAACTGGATGCCTACGCTACGCAAGACACTCTGGAAGAGGCTCTGCAACGTAACCTGAAGAGCGGCACCCAGCATATTGTAATTGTTGTTGATGACGCATCTGGTTTACCCCCCGCCATATTGACTGAGTTTCAGTCGCTGCTGGCTAACAGCGAGTTAAATACACGACAAACCCGTTTTAGCGTTATTCTTGCAGGGTCCTTAGACTGGGCAGCCAGAGCTAAAAAAGGCTTATCGCTGGGTGCCGCTGAGCCCCCCGTAGTGCTTAAAGTAGAGCCTTTTAATAGCACTGAAAAAGCCTGGTTTGCCCGTTCCCTGCTGGACACCCAACCCGTGCAAGTCAGCGACCACAGGCTACGTGAGCTGTTGCCCGGCATGGGCGGTTACCCTGGCGACATTCAGAAAAAATTACAAGATCTGGTCATGCCCCCTAAACCTAAGCCTCAACAGAGCCCGGGGCAGGAAAACGATAACTCTAAGCGCAACAGCTCGTGGTTGTCGGCGGCGCACAATAAGGTATTGGTTATTGTTGCCGTTGCAGCCTTGCTCAGCCTGGCCTTCACTTTGTTCCTGCACCGCGAAACTTTGCAGGACAAACTAAGCGCAGAACCCTCCGGAGAGCAGGAGAGTGCCATTGAGCAGACTCCGCCAGGACAGGGACCTGACACAGTAGTTGAAACCGCGGCCGAAGAGACCGAACCAGAAGCCACCAGCCCAACTACACTGGATTACGGAGATATGCTCAGCCGCCTACGGCAAAGCAGTCAGGAAAACCGCTCTGAACGCGACCTGCGTTTTCAGTTGGTACAGCCATTACAGGCGCTGCAGGATGCTGAAGTTGAAGTTGAAGAAGCACCAGAAGCACCGGCTGAAGACACAACTGCTCCCATTGCAGAGGTGGATGCGGCGGAAAATGACTGGCTGAATAGCTATGACAACCAGGCCCTGTGGAAAGCCGAAGCAGACAGCTATGTATTGCAGATTGGTGCCTTTAGCGAAGAAAACCGCCTGCAAAGTTTCCTCAGTGAATTTGAAAACGAGCTGGACACTATGATTTATCATACCGAGCGCAACGATAGCGACTGGTATGTCATAACACTAGGCCGTTTCGCCAGTGCTGAAGAAGCCAGAGCATACCTGGAACAAGACGATGCACTGGGTGAATTACAGCCCTGGCCCAAGTCCGTAGCGGCAATCCATAACGAACTGGCTGTAGTCCTGGAATGA
- a CDS encoding Dam family site-specific DNA-(adenine-N6)-methyltransferase: MSQPSAKKNRAFLKWAGGKYSLVESINKLLPPGDKLIEPFVGAGSVFLNSNYDKYLLNDINQDLINLYQVVKRRPKTFIADARQLFTPLQNNADAFYALRREFNLSTDTYTRSLLFLYLNRHGYNGLCRYNGSGQFNVPFGKYKKPYFPEAELEFFAEKAKRATFTCQPFQNSFRRARKGQVMYCDPPYLPLTVSANFTSYASGGFSFTEQGILAQKAEQAAFKRGIPVLISNHDTEHARLFYKRAELTELMVHRYISQNGSTRNKVAELLAYYPANPIT, encoded by the coding sequence ATGAGCCAGCCGTCAGCCAAAAAAAATCGCGCTTTTCTGAAGTGGGCCGGCGGCAAATACAGCCTGGTTGAGTCGATTAATAAACTACTACCGCCCGGCGACAAGCTGATCGAGCCTTTTGTTGGTGCCGGTTCGGTATTTTTAAATAGTAACTACGATAAATACCTGCTCAATGATATTAATCAGGACCTGATCAATCTGTATCAGGTTGTCAAAAGACGGCCAAAAACCTTTATCGCCGATGCCAGACAGTTATTTACGCCGTTGCAGAACAATGCCGATGCTTTTTATGCCCTGCGTCGCGAATTCAACCTGAGCACGGATACCTATACCCGCTCACTGCTGTTTTTATACCTCAACCGGCATGGTTACAACGGTTTGTGCCGTTATAATGGCAGTGGCCAGTTTAATGTGCCTTTTGGCAAATATAAGAAACCTTACTTTCCCGAAGCCGAGCTTGAGTTCTTCGCCGAAAAAGCAAAACGCGCGACTTTTACCTGCCAGCCATTTCAAAACAGTTTTCGCCGCGCACGCAAGGGTCAGGTCATGTACTGTGACCCGCCGTACCTGCCCCTCACAGTAAGCGCTAACTTTACCAGTTACGCCAGTGGTGGTTTTAGTTTTACCGAGCAGGGTATTCTCGCTCAGAAAGCTGAACAGGCGGCATTTAAACGGGGTATTCCGGTGCTTATCAGTAACCATGACACTGAACATGCCCGACTATTTTATAAACGTGCTGAATTAACCGAGTTGATGGTACACCGCTATATCAGTCAGAATGGAAGCACCCGTAATAAAGTAGCGGAACTGCTTGCCTATTACCCGGCTAACCCTATTACCTGA